The genomic stretch GCTGTTCGATCCGGCGCAGGTCGCGACCGAGGCGGAAGCGACCTATGTGATGCCGGATCGCAAGTACGAGAATGCGAGGGGGCCGGGCGGAGCCAATCTCGGCTGGGGCACCTCGGCCGACGGCGCCGAGGGCTATTGGGTACCCCGCATCGGCGTCAAGGCCCAGGTTGTGCAGGGCGTCGACTGTATGTTCGACTATTCGCAGCCCTGGGGGGCCCATGTTGCGCCCGGCGTCTGGAACGGTGCGTTTTCCAATATGGAGACCGACATCAAGAGCGACAACTACGCGGGCACCTGCTCGTACAAGATGGATGCGGGGAAGGGTCAACTTCGCTTCATCGGCGGCGTCTTTTACCAGAAGGTCTACGGCTACAAGGAAAGCCTTGTGTCGCCCTTTGTGCCCGATTTCGGGGGCACGGGTCGCGTCGACTTGACGAGCAATGGCTGGGGCTGGCGTGCCGGCCTTGCTTACGAAATACCAGACATCGCATTGCGGGCGAGCCTCGTCTACAATTCGAAGGTCAAGCTCGACAACATCTCGGGCACTCTCGATCTGACGAATGTCGGCGGCCCCGTCATCCCGATTTACGGCTCTACCCAGTACATGCCGGATGTGGTCGAGCTGAAATTACAGTCGGGAATTGCGCCCGGATGGCTCGCCTTTGGCTCGATCAAATGGGTCAATTGGAGCGTTTTGCAAAGCGTCCCGATTTGTGCGGTGGGTACTCCTTCTGCACTGTGCGTCACGGGCGACAAAGTTCATTCAGCCCAGTTGACCTCTCTCGACCTGATGTATCGTGACGGCTGGACGGTTACAGGCGGTATTGGCCACAAGTTCAACGATCAGTGGGCGGCCGCCGGCCAGCTTTCCTGGGATCGTGGCACCTCGCACGGCTATGGCTCTCAGACCGATACGTGGACGCTGGGTGGCGGCGTGGCCTACACCCCGAAGCCCAATATCGAAATTCGTTTGGCAGGTGCGATCGGAGTGTTGACCAGCGGCCATTCCGGCATGGTGGTCGGAGACAATGGTTATGTTGCCGGCGACGATGCCAGCTATGACTTCGGCAATGATCTGGTTACGGCGTTTTCCGGGGGCATCAAGATCAAGTTCTAACTATCTGGAAATTCGAGAAAAAAGCCGGGCATTGCCCGGTTTTTTTGTTTGAGCCGGGATCGCCGGCGATGCCGTCATTAAAGCTGCGTTGCATATTAGCCGCACTGGGACCGCCTCGTGCGATTGTGACGTTTTGGCAACACTTTCTGAACAACCCCTGCGCTAGAAGTCAGGTCGAGGAAATTGCCCATTTCCCGCCATAAACCCGGCGCACCTCGATCTTGTCTCGGGACACGCGCCAAAAGGCTCGGCGATGGGACAGGCCGCACCGCCCCGCGGCAAGGAAGAGAATGGACGCCAAAGTCATTTCAAAGGCTAAGCTCCCTAGCCGCCATGTGACTGTCGGTCCGGCGCGTGCGCCGCACCGGTCCTACCTCTATGCCATGGGCCTGTCGGCTGCTGAGATCGCGCAGCCGCTGGTCGGCGTCGCCTCCTGCTGGAACGAAGCCGCACCATGCAACATCTCGCTGATGCGCCAGGCGCAGGTGGTCAAGAAGGGTGTCGCGGCGGCCAACGGTACGCCGCGCGAATTCTGCACCATCACCGTCACCGACGGCATCGCCATGGGCCACCAGGGCATGAAGTCGTCGCTGGTGTCGCGTGAGGTCATTGCCGATTCGGTCGAACTCACCATGCGTGGCCATTGCTATGATGCGCTGGTCGGGCTGGCCGGCTGCGACAAGTCGCTGCCCGGCATGATGATGGCCATGGTGCGGCTCAACGTGCCGTCGATCTTCATCTATGGCGGCTCGATCCTGCCCGGCAGCTATCACGGCCGCCAGATCACCGTGCAGGATGTGTTCGAGGCGGTTGGCCAGCACTCTGTCGGCAAAATCGACGATGCCGAGCTTCTTGAAATCGAGCAGGTAGCCTGCCCGTCGGCCGGTTCCTGCGGCGCCCAGTTCACCGCCAACACCATGGCCACCGTTGCCGAGGCGATTGGTCTCGCGCTGCCCTATTCCTGCGGTGCGCCGGCCCCTTATGAAATGCGTGACCGTTTCAATTTCGCCTCCGGCGAAAAGATCATGGAACTGATCGCCAAAAACATCCGGCCGCGTGACATCGTCACGCTGAAGGCACTGGAGAATGCGGCGACCGTGGTTTCCGCCACCGGCGGCTCGACCAACGCAGCCCTGCATCTGCCGGCGATTGCGCATGAGGCAGGCATCAAATTCGATCTCTTCGACGTCGCAAAGATTTTCGAGAAGACGCCTTACATCGCCGACCTCAAGCCGGGCGGCAAATATGTCGCCAAGGACATGTTCGAGGCCGGCGGCATTCCGCTGTTGATGAAGACGCTGCTCGACCATGGCTATCTGCATGGCGATTGCCTGACGGTCACTGGCCGCACTTTGGCCGAAAACATGGAACATGTTGCCTGGAATGAACATCAGGATGTGGTCCGCCCGGCCAACAGACCAATTACCCAAACCGGCGGTGTCGTGGGGTTGAAGGGAAACCTCGCCCCCGAAGGCGCGATCGTGAAGGTCGCGGGCATGACGGAGTTGAAATTCTCCGGCCCGGCGCGCTGCTTCGATTCGGAAGAGGAATGTTTCGAGGCGGTGACGCATCGCAACTACAGGGAAGGCGAGGTTCTCGTCATTCGCTACGAAGGACCACGCGGCGGCCCGGGTATGCGCGAGATGCTGTCGACGACGGCGGCACTCTACGGCCAGGGCATGGGCGGCAAGGTGGCGCTGATCACCGACGGCCGCTTCTCGGGCGCGACACGCGGGTTCTGCATCGGCCATGTCGGGCCGGAAGCAGCCGTTGGCGGCCCGATCGGCCTCATCCGGGATGGCGACGTGATTTCGATCGATGCCGTGAACGGCACGATCGAGGTGGCGCTGACCGAGGCCGAACTGGCGGCGCGGGCCAAGACCTGGAAGGCACGTACGACCGACTACCAGTCGGGCGCGATTTGGAAATACGCACAGACGGTCGGGTCTGCCCGCGACGGCGCGGTCACCCATCCGGGCGGTGCGAAAGAAACACACTGCTATGCGGATATCTGAGTTGTTGAAGTCAACACCAGAGTTGTTGAGGTCATCTGTCCTTCCGGCACTGGTCGCTGTCGCGATCTTTGGCGCCGTGGGCCAGGCTTTGGCCTTCGACGACAAGGTGTTCGACGACAAGACCGGCGTGAAGCCGCAGTCGAGCCCCTGGGCGGTGTTCCAGTTTGGCTTCTCCGCTTACAAGAACGGCCACAAGGAACAGGCCGCCGAAGCCTACAAATACGCCGCCGAAAACGGCCAGATCGGCGCCACTTGGAAGCTTGCCCGCATGTATGCCGAGGGCGACGGCGTGGCGCGCGACGACTATGAGGCGTTCAAGTTCTTCTCCGAGATCGTCGACCAGGATGTCGAGCCCGGTTCGCCGGAAGAAAGCTATGTCTCCGACGCGCTGGTGGCGCTCGGCGATTATCTGCGCACGGGTATCCCCGGCAGCCCGGTCACCGAGAACGAGGTGGCGGCCCAGGAATATTACATGCGCGCCGCCGCCAACTACCGCAACCCGAACGCCCAGTTCGAGATGGGACAGATGTTCCTGAAGGGCGAGGGCGGCGTGAAGGCCAGCGTCAAGCAGGCCGGGCGCTGGTTCCAGCTCGCCGCCGAGAAGGGCCATGCCGGCGCCCAGGCGACACTTGGCCATCTCTTGTTCCAGAGCGGCAAGATCGTTCGCGGCCTGGCGATGATGACCGCGGCACTCGAACGCGCGTCGCCGGCCGACCAGCCCTGGATCCGCGGCATGCAGGAAGAAGCCTTCGCCGCAGCCGGCGAAGCCGACCGGCGCACGGCGATTTCTCTGGCGGATGACATCCTGACCAAGGGCACCGCCAACACGGAACAGTAGGCGCCGACGGCACCTGCTGCGGGTTCTTGGCGAAAACGGGCAAGCGATTCTTCGCCCCCCTCTGCGCGCCGGACCTGTCTTTAGAGATCAGCTGATCAAAAAATCAGTTCTCAGTCGGCTCCGTCGGCACCATGCTTGGCGCGGGCGTCGAGATCGGCGTGACGTGCAGGTGCGGCGCCATCGTGTTTTCGGGGCAGCTGTCGCCGACCTTCGTCCAGGATGTGTTGTTGAGCACCATCTCGCAGCGGGCCAGATGGCTCTGGTCGGCAACCGTCAGGCAGGCGACCTGACCGACCGGATAGGATTTTCCATTGGCGAGACATTCCGGGGCGGCGACAGCCGGCACCATGGCGGCCGTGGCAATTGCCAAGCCGATCGGACAAACAACAAATCGAATGGTCATGGGAACCCCAGCCGCCATGATGATCTCCCATCATGCGCCCGAATGTGGCGATATGAGGTCCAGCATGGCGTGCCCGGCCTCGGGGCGCAGGGCCTCCCGTCAGGCCGACTGTAGCGCGAGATCGATCGCCACCGGCACGTGATCAGATGGCTTTTCCCAGGCGCGCACATGCTTCTCGATCGAGGCCGACGAGAATCGGTTGGCGGCTTCCGGCGACAGCAGCAGATGATCGATGCGGATGCCGTTGTTCTTCTGCCAGGCGCCGGCCTGATAATCCCAGAAGGTGTAGGTGTCGGGCGCATCGGTGACCGCGCGCACCGCTTCGGTGAAACCGAGGTTGAGCAGCCGGCGGAAGGCTTGCCGTGTCTGCGGCTGGAACAGCGCGTCGCCCAGCCAGTTCTCCGGAAACCGCGCGTCGATCGGCTCGGGAATGACATTGTAGTCGCCGGCCAGCACCAGTGCCTCTTCCAGCCTTAGTCGTTCTTCGGCCCAGCGCTCCAACCGCGCCATCCAGGACAGCTTGTAGGGGAACTTTTTCTCGTCATCGATCGGGTTGCCGTTCGGCAGATAGAGCGAGACGACCCGCAGCGCGCCCTTGTCGGTCGAGAACACGCCTTCGATGAAGCGCGCCTGCTCGTCGGTGTCGTCGCCCGGCAGGCCGCGATTGACTTCGTCAAAGCGCAGCTTCGACAGCAGCGCCACGCCGTTGAAACCCTTCTGGCCATGGGTTTCGACATTGTAGCCCAGCGCCTCGATCTCGGCGCGCGGGAACTGCTCGTCGACCGTCTTGATCTCCTGGAGGCAGACGATGTCGGGCGCGCTTTCGGTCAGCCAATGGGTGAGGTTGCCGAGGCGGGCGCGAACGCCGTTGATGTTCCAGGTGACGATTTTCATGGGCGGTCTATTCTTCCTGCGGCGGGTGGCGTTCGACGAGGCCGATCGTATTGCCTGCCGGGTCCTTTAGGAAGGCCATCCACTCGCTTTCCCCCGCCGGGCCGAATGTGCCTTCGGTGTCGCGATGGACAAGCGCTGGCGGCGCGGTGAAGGGGACGCCCGAGGCTTTCGCCTCGGCGTGGAAAGCCTCGAGGCCCGCAATGTCGAGATAGACCGTGCCGGCCGGCACACCGTCGGTGAATAGCAGACGCACATCGCCCGCCATGATGAAGGCGATACCGGGGGGATCGTAGCGGGCGTGAACACCCATGCCAAGGACATCGCGCCAGAAGGCCAGCGTCGAATCAAGGTTGCGTCCTGCCGACAGCGCGACCTGACGGACCGCGCCTATGCCAGGCATGCCGCTAGATGGAGAAGCTCGTGCCGCAGCCACAGGAGGCGACAGCGTTCGGATTGCGGATCTGGAAGGACTGGCCCATCAGATCGTCGACGAAGTCGATCACCGAACCGCCCATATAGACCAGCGACAGATCGTCGATCAGCACCGTGGCGCCGTCCTTCTCGATGGCGACGTCGTCGTCGTTGCGGGCGTCGACCAGGTCAAACTTGTAGGAAAAGCCCGAGCAGCCGCCGCCTTCGACGGAAACGCGCAGCGCCGTTTTGCCGGCCTCGCCAGAGACAATCTTGGCGATCCGCTTGGCCGCGGCCTCGGTCATATCGACTTTCATGGCAGTCTTGGCATCCGCGCCCATGGGCGTCACCTTGCTTTCGGTTTCACATGATAGGTATGAAGCGCGAGGGGCCAAGTCAACTAGATCAAGTCAACTGCGGCAGCATCAGCCATGACCAATGAGTTGGGCGACATCGGATTCGGCTATCGGCCGCGCGCGACCTATGCCACTGATCCAGCGCGCTCGCGTGGCCGGCTGTTCGATGAGGTCGAGAGCCCGACCCGCACGCCGTTCCAGCGCGACCGCGACCGCATCATCCATTCGACGGCCTTCCGGCGGCTCAAGCACAAGACGCAGGTCTTCATCGCCCATGAAGGCGACCACTATCGCACAAGGCTGACGCATTCGATCGAGGTGGCACAGATCGCGCGTGCGCTGGCGCGAGCGCTGCGCGGCGACGAGGATCTGGCCGAGGCGGTGGCGCTGGTGCATGATTTCGGCCACACCCCCTTCGGCCATACCGGCGAGGACGCGCTGAACGACAAGATGGCGGCCTGGGGCGGTTTTGATCACAACGCGCAGTCGCTACGCATCGTGACGCGGCTGGAAGCGCGCTATGCCGAATTCGACGGGCTGAACTTGACCTGGGAGACGCTGGAGGGCCTGGTCAAGCACAATGGCCCGCTGACGGACGCCGGCGGCAAAGGCCTGAAAGGGCCGGTGCCGCAAGCGATCCGCGATTATTCGGAGCTGCAGGATCTCGAACTCGACCGGTTCGCCGGCATCGAGGCGCAGTGCGCGGCAATTGCCGACGACATCGCCTACAACACGCATGACATCGATGACGGCCTGCGGGCAGGGCTGCTGACGCTCGATATGCTGAAAACGGTCTCGCTGCCGGGGTCGATCCTGGCGGGGGTCCGCGAGCGCTATCCGGTGCTTGATGACGTGCGCACCGGCCATGAGCTGATGCGGCGGCAGATCACCGCCATGGTCGAGGATGTTATAGTCTCGGCGACCGCCAATCTGGAGCGTGTCGGGCCGCGCAGCGCCGATGCGGTGAGGGAGGCGGGTGAGACGATGGTGACCTTTTCCGCCGAGATGGCCGAGGCCGAGAAGGAACTGAAGGCCTTTCTCTACAAGCACCTCTACCGGCACAAGGAGGTGATGCGGGTGCGCGCCGGCGCCGAGCAGATCGTCAGGGACCTGTTCGACGTCTATTTCGCCGATCCGCGTGCCATGCCGGACGGCTGGCGTGAGGGGCTGGACAGGGCCGAGGATCGCATCAAGGCGCGCAGTGTGGCCGATTTCCTGGCAGGGATGACCGACACCTATGCGCTCAAGGAACACAGGCGTTTGTTTGACCGCACCCCGGATTTGAGCTAGGGCGGGCGCGATTTTGCCGGCCAACGAGCCGGATTCGCCATAAAGCCGCCAGAGCAATACCCATGAACATCTTCGCCGATTTCACCGCGCGAGTCACAAAGGCTGTCGAAGCGCTTGATCTGAAAGACAAGGACGGCGTTTCGCCCGACCTGTCGCGCATTGCCGTCGAACCGCCACGCGACCCCAGCCATGGCGATCTCGCGACCAATGCGGCAATGGTGCTGGCCAAGCCCACCGGCCAGAACCCGCGCGCGCTGGCCGAACGGCTGGCGCTGGCGCTGCGTGATGACAAGGATGTCGCCGCCGTCGAGGTTGCCGGCCCCGGCTTCGTCAATCTCAGGCTCAAGGACGGCTTCTGGCAGGCGCATCTAACCGCGCTGCTCGGGCAGGGCCGCGACTATGGCCGCTCGACGATCGGCGCCGGCCGGAAAACCAATGTCGAATTTGTTTCCGCCAACCCGACCGGGCCGATGCATGTCGGCCATTGCCGGGGTGCTGTTGTCGGCGATGCGCTCGCCAATCTGATGGCCTTCGCCGGCTATGATGTCACCAAAGAATACATCATCAACGATGCCGGCGGACAGATCGACGTGCTCGGCCGCTCAGTTATATTGCGGTATCGGGAGGCGTTGGGCGACGAGATCGGCGAAATTCCGCCAGGCCTTTATCCTGGCGATTATTTGGTTCCTCTTGGCCAAGCATTGGCGAAAGAGTTAGGCCGGAGCCTGCTCCAAATGCCGGATGACGAGGCGCTGGCCATCGTCAAGGACCGCGCCATCGACGCGATGATGGCGATGATCCGCGATGATCTGGCGCTGCTTAACGTGCATCACGACGTGTTCTTCTCCGAACGCACGCTGCACGCCGACAATGCCAGGAAGATCCGCTTGGCGATCAATGACCTGACGCTGAAGGGTCATATCTACAAGGGCAAGCTGCCGCCGCCCAAGGGCGAGAAGCCTGATGACTGGGAAGACCGTGAGCAGACGCTGTTCCGCTCGACCGCGGTCGGCGACGACATGGACCGGGCGCTGGTCAAGTCCGATGGCGCGTTCACCTATTTCGCCGCCGATGTGGCGTATCTGAAGGACAAGGTCGATCGCGGCTTCGTCGACCTGATCTACGTGCTTGGCGCCGACCATGGTGGTTACGTCAAGCGGCTGGAAGCCTTGGCGCGGGCGATTGCCGGCGACGAGGTGAAGCTCACGGTTCTGCTGTGCAATCTGGTCAAGCTGTTTCGCGACGGCGAGCCGGTCCGGATGGGAAAAAGGGCTGGGAATTTCATCACGGCGCGGGAAGTTATTGAAGAGGTGGGCCGCGACGCGGTGCGCTTCATGATGCTGTTCCGCAAGAACGATGCGCCGCTCGACTTCGACTTTGCCAAGGTTACCGAGCAGTCGAAGGACAATCCGGTGTTTTATGTGCAGTACGCCTCGGCGCGCTGCCATTCGGTGTTCCGGCAGGCCAGCGAGCAGCTGGGCGAGGTGAATTTCGATCGCAACAGCCTCTCCGCCGCGGCGGCTTTGCTGACCGACGAGGGCGAGATCGGCCTGATCCGCAAGCTCGCTGAATATCCGCGCCTGATCGAGTCCGCCGCTCTTGCGCTGGAGCCACATCGGCTGGCATTTTATCTCTACGATCTGGCTTCCAGCTTCCACGGACACTGGAACCGGGGCACGGATAATCCGGACTTACGGTTTGTTAAGGTTAACGATCGTAAATTGACGCATGCCAGACTAGGGCTGGTGCAGGCTGTTTCGGACGTTCTCACGTCCGGCCTGACGCTGATCGGGGCCGCCGCGCCCACCGAAATGCGTTAGGTTTGACTAAAAAACCTGTCACCTTTTGCCCACATTGCGCTGGTAAGGGCCAACCCTGCGCGACGTCCATGGCGTCCGAATGAGTGCGAGTTCGGGAACAATAATGGCAGACAGAACCCAGCTGAGAGTAGCCGACAACAACGACATCGCTGACGATGATCCGTTCGCGGAACTGACCAGGATCATGGGATTCGACCCACGCCAGCCGGTCAAGCAGCAGGCGCCGGCCCAGCCACAGGCGGCTAGTCAGTCCACGCAAGGGGACGATTTCGACATCGACCTCGAAAAGGAACTGATGGGCGAGTTCGACGCGGGCGACAGCGCTGCCGCTCCGGTTGTCGAGGTTCATGAGCCGGCATTCGAAATGTCGGCTACGCATCCTGCTGACGACGATCTTGTGGCTGACGATGATCTTGCGCTGTCGCTCGACGACGATTTTCATCTGGACTTCACCGGTGCCGACGACCATGCGGTCGTCGCCAGCCATGCCGATACCGGCGCTGCCGAAGTCGCGCCGGCTGTCGAGCCTGCCTTCGACGTCGATTTCGACAATGCCGTCGCCAGTTCGCTCGAGGATGTTTCGCCCTATGAAGACGATCTGCCGATGGAGGACGAGCTTGCCGCGTCGCTCGATCGGGATTTCCGCATCGAGGACCATGCTGTCCAGATCGAAGACGAGGCCGTCGAGCCCCAGCATGCCGTTGCCGAAGTGCCGGTGGCTGTCGAGCTGGCCCCCGAGCTTGAATTCGATGATGCGGTCGCGCTTTCGCTCGAAGACGAGCTGATGCTGGACGACCATTCTCTGGACGACCATTCCGCGGATCAGCATCATGTGACCGCGACCGCGGTCGACTATCCAGAACCGGTGCTGGCCACCGCGCATGAGGCCCAGGCGATTTCCGACGAGGATTTCGAGGGTCACTTCGACGACGCCATGGCTGATGTCGATATGGATTTTGACGTTCAGGCGGACGAGCCGGTGGCCTTTCATGGCGCGGAAACGCACGAAATGCTCGTCGATGCCGCGGACGCCAGGGCCGACTTCTCAAGCGCTGAGGCCGTTTCGGATGATGCGTTCGATCTGAATTTGGACGACGCGTTTGCCGAGCCTGTCATAGAGCCGGTCGCCGAGGTCGCGACCGCCGCGGCCCAGCCGGTAGGTCCGTCAGCCATCATGGCCGAGCCGGTGCGGGCTCCCGTGGGGGACGAACGAAGCCTCGAAGACGAGTTGAACGCGCTTCTGGGCGCCATGACGGCGCGCACGGTGCCGTCGGCCAAGGAGCCTGTCGTGGCTCCCCCTGTCATCGCTCAGCCCTTTGTGGCTCAGCCAGCTGCCGCTCGTGGTCAGCAGTATGTTCCCGCGCCTGCAAC from Mesorhizobium sp. NZP2077 encodes the following:
- a CDS encoding OmpP1/FadL family transporter, giving the protein MNNLRLKALLGAGCFSLALIGAVMHPAHAGGLERGGYDIDLLFDPAQVATEAEATYVMPDRKYENARGPGGANLGWGTSADGAEGYWVPRIGVKAQVVQGVDCMFDYSQPWGAHVAPGVWNGAFSNMETDIKSDNYAGTCSYKMDAGKGQLRFIGGVFYQKVYGYKESLVSPFVPDFGGTGRVDLTSNGWGWRAGLAYEIPDIALRASLVYNSKVKLDNISGTLDLTNVGGPVIPIYGSTQYMPDVVELKLQSGIAPGWLAFGSIKWVNWSVLQSVPICAVGTPSALCVTGDKVHSAQLTSLDLMYRDGWTVTGGIGHKFNDQWAAAGQLSWDRGTSHGYGSQTDTWTLGGGVAYTPKPNIEIRLAGAIGVLTSGHSGMVVGDNGYVAGDDASYDFGNDLVTAFSGGIKIKF
- a CDS encoding VOC family protein is translated as MPGIGAVRQVALSAGRNLDSTLAFWRDVLGMGVHARYDPPGIAFIMAGDVRLLFTDGVPAGTVYLDIAGLEAFHAEAKASGVPFTAPPALVHRDTEGTFGPAGESEWMAFLKDPAGNTIGLVERHPPQEE
- a CDS encoding tetratricopeptide repeat protein, with the protein product MRISELLKSTPELLRSSVLPALVAVAIFGAVGQALAFDDKVFDDKTGVKPQSSPWAVFQFGFSAYKNGHKEQAAEAYKYAAENGQIGATWKLARMYAEGDGVARDDYEAFKFFSEIVDQDVEPGSPEESYVSDALVALGDYLRTGIPGSPVTENEVAAQEYYMRAAANYRNPNAQFEMGQMFLKGEGGVKASVKQAGRWFQLAAEKGHAGAQATLGHLLFQSGKIVRGLAMMTAALERASPADQPWIRGMQEEAFAAAGEADRRTAISLADDILTKGTANTEQ
- a CDS encoding deoxyguanosinetriphosphate triphosphohydrolase is translated as MTNELGDIGFGYRPRATYATDPARSRGRLFDEVESPTRTPFQRDRDRIIHSTAFRRLKHKTQVFIAHEGDHYRTRLTHSIEVAQIARALARALRGDEDLAEAVALVHDFGHTPFGHTGEDALNDKMAAWGGFDHNAQSLRIVTRLEARYAEFDGLNLTWETLEGLVKHNGPLTDAGGKGLKGPVPQAIRDYSELQDLELDRFAGIEAQCAAIADDIAYNTHDIDDGLRAGLLTLDMLKTVSLPGSILAGVRERYPVLDDVRTGHELMRRQITAMVEDVIVSATANLERVGPRSADAVREAGETMVTFSAEMAEAEKELKAFLYKHLYRHKEVMRVRAGAEQIVRDLFDVYFADPRAMPDGWREGLDRAEDRIKARSVADFLAGMTDTYALKEHRRLFDRTPDLS
- the ilvD gene encoding dihydroxy-acid dehydratase; its protein translation is MDAKVISKAKLPSRHVTVGPARAPHRSYLYAMGLSAAEIAQPLVGVASCWNEAAPCNISLMRQAQVVKKGVAAANGTPREFCTITVTDGIAMGHQGMKSSLVSREVIADSVELTMRGHCYDALVGLAGCDKSLPGMMMAMVRLNVPSIFIYGGSILPGSYHGRQITVQDVFEAVGQHSVGKIDDAELLEIEQVACPSAGSCGAQFTANTMATVAEAIGLALPYSCGAPAPYEMRDRFNFASGEKIMELIAKNIRPRDIVTLKALENAATVVSATGGSTNAALHLPAIAHEAGIKFDLFDVAKIFEKTPYIADLKPGGKYVAKDMFEAGGIPLLMKTLLDHGYLHGDCLTVTGRTLAENMEHVAWNEHQDVVRPANRPITQTGGVVGLKGNLAPEGAIVKVAGMTELKFSGPARCFDSEEECFEAVTHRNYREGEVLVIRYEGPRGGPGMREMLSTTAALYGQGMGGKVALITDGRFSGATRGFCIGHVGPEAAVGGPIGLIRDGDVISIDAVNGTIEVALTEAELAARAKTWKARTTDYQSGAIWKYAQTVGSARDGAVTHPGGAKETHCYADI
- the argS gene encoding arginine--tRNA ligase, translating into MNIFADFTARVTKAVEALDLKDKDGVSPDLSRIAVEPPRDPSHGDLATNAAMVLAKPTGQNPRALAERLALALRDDKDVAAVEVAGPGFVNLRLKDGFWQAHLTALLGQGRDYGRSTIGAGRKTNVEFVSANPTGPMHVGHCRGAVVGDALANLMAFAGYDVTKEYIINDAGGQIDVLGRSVILRYREALGDEIGEIPPGLYPGDYLVPLGQALAKELGRSLLQMPDDEALAIVKDRAIDAMMAMIRDDLALLNVHHDVFFSERTLHADNARKIRLAINDLTLKGHIYKGKLPPPKGEKPDDWEDREQTLFRSTAVGDDMDRALVKSDGAFTYFAADVAYLKDKVDRGFVDLIYVLGADHGGYVKRLEALARAIAGDEVKLTVLLCNLVKLFRDGEPVRMGKRAGNFITAREVIEEVGRDAVRFMMLFRKNDAPLDFDFAKVTEQSKDNPVFYVQYASARCHSVFRQASEQLGEVNFDRNSLSAAAALLTDEGEIGLIRKLAEYPRLIESAALALEPHRLAFYLYDLASSFHGHWNRGTDNPDLRFVKVNDRKLTHARLGLVQAVSDVLTSGLTLIGAAAPTEMR
- the erpA gene encoding iron-sulfur cluster insertion protein ErpA, which codes for MGADAKTAMKVDMTEAAAKRIAKIVSGEAGKTALRVSVEGGGCSGFSYKFDLVDARNDDDVAIEKDGATVLIDDLSLVYMGGSVIDFVDDLMGQSFQIRNPNAVASCGCGTSFSI
- the xth gene encoding exodeoxyribonuclease III, with amino-acid sequence MKIVTWNINGVRARLGNLTHWLTESAPDIVCLQEIKTVDEQFPRAEIEALGYNVETHGQKGFNGVALLSKLRFDEVNRGLPGDDTDEQARFIEGVFSTDKGALRVVSLYLPNGNPIDDEKKFPYKLSWMARLERWAEERLRLEEALVLAGDYNVIPEPIDARFPENWLGDALFQPQTRQAFRRLLNLGFTEAVRAVTDAPDTYTFWDYQAGAWQKNNGIRIDHLLLSPEAANRFSSASIEKHVRAWEKPSDHVPVAIDLALQSA